A single region of the Changchengzhania lutea genome encodes:
- a CDS encoding porin yields the protein MKKLIILITIVGFCHITYGQTYNNFETDSITESQPYKPSKTQFMIRGYGHTGLNFMNAEGEKESSYVGSAFAPIFLFKHSDRLMFEAELEFVLENNELEVGLEYADVMYILNKNMTVRAGKFLLPFGTFMERLHPAWINRLPTRPLGFGHDGIAPASGIGVELRGAFDLGGPSLNYSVYSTNGPRLKDGSEEPEEAGMLMFQNFEDNNTSKAFGGRIGLLPFADSSTEIGFSTYSTSKVGATDSEYENTGAFLYAIDFAFIKQIPAISGFIDIKGQYNNSDIDDATFTETHEDGDEEEYTFDNKSNSFYAQLSYRPTMASSDFLKKLELVGRYSNLNTPEGAEWEEQSDQYAFGLNYWLTWRSVIKIAYQTTDSVGGHDGGGTANGFFVHWAIGF from the coding sequence ATGAAAAAGCTAATTATACTAATAACGATTGTAGGGTTTTGCCATATTACTTATGGGCAAACGTACAACAACTTTGAGACTGATAGTATAACAGAATCTCAACCGTACAAACCAAGCAAAACCCAGTTTATGATTAGGGGTTATGGCCATACTGGATTAAACTTTATGAATGCCGAAGGCGAAAAGGAATCTTCATACGTTGGCTCAGCATTTGCCCCTATTTTCCTGTTCAAACATTCCGACAGACTTATGTTTGAGGCTGAACTTGAATTTGTACTTGAAAACAACGAGTTGGAAGTAGGTTTGGAATACGCAGATGTTATGTACATCTTAAATAAGAACATGACGGTTCGTGCTGGTAAATTTCTGCTTCCTTTTGGAACATTTATGGAACGGTTACATCCCGCTTGGATTAACAGGCTTCCAACAAGGCCTTTAGGCTTTGGTCATGATGGTATTGCGCCTGCATCAGGTATTGGGGTGGAACTTCGAGGTGCTTTTGATCTTGGAGGCCCTTCTTTAAACTATTCAGTTTATTCAACCAATGGCCCACGATTAAAGGATGGCAGTGAAGAACCGGAAGAGGCTGGAATGCTTATGTTTCAAAATTTTGAAGACAACAATACCAGTAAAGCTTTTGGAGGACGTATTGGGTTATTGCCCTTTGCAGATTCCTCAACAGAAATAGGTTTTTCCACATATTCAACAAGCAAGGTTGGGGCAACAGATTCTGAATATGAAAATACTGGAGCGTTCTTATATGCAATTGATTTTGCTTTCATAAAACAAATACCTGCTATTAGTGGATTTATTGATATAAAAGGGCAATACAATAATTCTGATATTGATGATGCTACTTTTACCGAAACTCATGAAGACGGAGATGAAGAGGAATATACATTCGATAATAAAAGCAACTCCTTCTATGCTCAATTAAGCTATCGCCCAACCATGGCTAGCAGTGATTTTTTGAAAAAGTTAGAACTGGTTGGAAGGTATTCAAATCTCAATACGCCAGAAGGTGCCGAATGGGAAGAACAATCTGATCAATATGCCTTCGGCTTAAATTATTGGTTAACATGGAGGTCGGTTATAAAAATTGCATACCAGACAACGGACAGCGTTGGCGGTCATGATGGAGGTGGCACAGCCAATGGCTTCTTTGTGCACTGGGCCATTGGATTTTAA